A single genomic interval of Quadrisphaera sp. RL12-1S harbors:
- a CDS encoding FAD-binding oxidoreductase, which yields MTDGLPDLPELPQLDSPRRRVPPTGAKRSWQTGTVVEVRRETPHATTFRVALTEWQPHLPGQNYLVRLTAPDGYRAQRSYSVASPPEDTGVVELTVDRLPDGEVSGYLHDHVAVGDPLEVRGPFGGWFVWRGDRPALLVGGGSGLVPLACVLRSRAARGAAGRDSAPVHLVAAARTRAELFYGAELTGAFADVTTTALSREDDDASGRPAGRLRAADLLPAADRLGALRGEADVFLCGSTPFTTAAERLLVEVGVPAESIRVERFGPS from the coding sequence GTGACTGACGGGCTCCCCGACCTGCCCGAGCTCCCGCAGCTCGACTCCCCCCGCCGCCGCGTCCCCCCGACCGGCGCCAAGCGCTCCTGGCAGACGGGCACCGTGGTCGAGGTCCGCCGGGAGACGCCGCACGCGACGACGTTCCGCGTGGCGCTGACCGAGTGGCAGCCGCACCTGCCGGGCCAGAACTACCTCGTGCGCCTCACCGCGCCCGACGGCTACCGCGCGCAGCGCTCCTACAGCGTCGCGAGCCCCCCGGAGGACACCGGCGTGGTGGAGCTGACCGTCGACAGGCTCCCGGACGGGGAGGTGTCGGGCTACCTGCACGACCACGTCGCCGTCGGCGACCCCCTCGAGGTGCGCGGGCCGTTCGGCGGCTGGTTCGTGTGGCGCGGAGACCGTCCAGCCCTCCTGGTGGGCGGCGGCTCGGGCCTCGTGCCGCTGGCGTGCGTCCTGCGGTCCCGTGCGGCGCGTGGAGCCGCCGGTCGTGACAGCGCGCCGGTGCACCTCGTGGCCGCGGCGCGCACGCGCGCCGAGCTGTTCTACGGCGCGGAGCTCACCGGCGCCTTCGCCGACGTCACCACCACGGCGCTGTCCCGCGAGGACGACGACGCGAGCGGACGCCCCGCCGGCCGGCTGCGCGCCGCAGACCTGCTGCCGGCCGCCGACCGCCTCGGCGCGCTGCGTGGGGAGGCCGACGTGTTCCTGTGCGGCTCCACCCCGTTCACGACGGCGGCCGAGCGGCTGCTCGTCGAGGTCGGCGTGCCCGCCGAGTCGATCCGCGTGGAGCGCTTCGGCCCCTCCTGA
- a CDS encoding sulfite oxidase-like oxidoreductase → MSTSSSGFSQGFTGRRGRDPRLPPGQYDVGGSFPVLTAEATPNVSTATWSFRVDGEVTAPRTWTWDDVHALPGSSYEGDIHCVTTWSKLGTSFTGVSLDALLEQVEVLPSATHVLAWSSSGYTTNLPLADVTGGKAWLVWEHEGKPLSTEHGGPVRMLVPHLYFWKSTKWVAGLRLLDHDEPGFWERNGYHDRGEPWAEQRYAGD, encoded by the coding sequence GTGAGCACGTCCAGCAGCGGCTTCAGCCAGGGCTTCACCGGGCGGCGCGGACGCGATCCGCGGCTCCCTCCGGGCCAGTACGACGTCGGCGGGTCCTTCCCGGTGCTGACCGCCGAGGCCACCCCGAACGTCAGCACGGCGACCTGGAGCTTCCGGGTGGACGGCGAGGTCACGGCGCCCCGGACGTGGACCTGGGACGACGTGCACGCGCTGCCGGGCTCGTCCTACGAGGGAGACATCCACTGCGTCACCACCTGGAGCAAGCTCGGGACGAGCTTCACCGGGGTCAGCCTCGACGCCCTGCTGGAGCAGGTGGAGGTGCTGCCCAGCGCCACGCACGTGCTGGCGTGGAGCAGCAGCGGGTACACCACCAACCTGCCGCTGGCCGACGTCACCGGCGGCAAGGCGTGGCTGGTGTGGGAGCACGAGGGGAAGCCCCTGAGCACCGAGCACGGCGGCCCGGTCCGGATGCTCGTGCCGCACCTGTACTTCTGGAAGTCCACCAAGTGGGTCGCCGGGCTGCGCCTGCTCGACCACGACGAGCCGGGCTTCTGGGAGCGCAACGGCTACCACGACCGCGGCGAGCCGTGGGCCGAGCAGCGGTACGCCGGTGACTGA
- the serB gene encoding phosphoserine phosphatase SerB, producing MPQPGPQSHSTLLATLTGTDRPGVTAAVLGALAGRGLEVLDVEQHVVRGHLTLALLTTCGPAAGLPGEEDDDRRAAELEQALRAAAAPFDLEVTTTPGGSGTDDAAGVVVGEHPRSHVTVLAAPLRPEQLALVAGTVADAGASIDAVRSLATATPDHPVTCLELDVRGAEPAALRRELAAVAASAGVDVAVSPAGLVRHGRRLVVLDVDSTLIQDEVIELIAAHAGPEAQRAVAEVTERAMRGELDFAESLHERVKALAGLDARVLADVRAAVRLTPGAEVLCSVLQRLGFVVALVSGGFAEVVEPLAASLGIARVRANRLEVVDGRLTGRVLGDVVDRAGKATALREFARAEGLDLDRTVAVGDGANDLDMIATAGLGVAFNAKPLVREQADAAVNNPYLDSVLHLLGISREEADEVRRPVSTGAGTGERTADLRGAVALRPLRREDFPLLGRWLDEPRVARWWPDEHTPEALERDYGPGVDGSDPIWLAVALTAGGRAFGFVQTYSYDDEAESRAALEALLPVPAGALGIDYLIGEPDLQGRGLGAAVIAAAVADGLVRHPGAPEVLVSVPLGNRASWRALEKAGFERAATGEMTPDNPLDPRDHVVYRLRRSPDGGQAGGMSR from the coding sequence GTGCCCCAGCCCGGTCCCCAGAGCCACAGCACCCTGCTCGCGACCCTCACCGGCACCGACAGGCCCGGCGTCACAGCGGCGGTGCTGGGGGCGCTGGCCGGGCGCGGGCTGGAGGTGCTCGACGTCGAGCAGCACGTGGTCCGCGGCCACCTCACGCTCGCGCTGCTCACCACCTGCGGCCCCGCTGCCGGCCTGCCGGGCGAGGAGGACGACGACCGCCGCGCGGCCGAGCTGGAGCAGGCGCTGCGCGCCGCCGCCGCCCCCTTCGACCTCGAGGTCACCACCACGCCCGGCGGCAGCGGCACCGACGACGCCGCGGGCGTCGTCGTCGGCGAGCACCCCCGCTCGCACGTGACGGTCCTGGCCGCGCCGCTGCGGCCCGAGCAGCTGGCGCTGGTGGCCGGCACCGTCGCCGACGCGGGCGCGTCGATCGACGCCGTCCGCAGCCTCGCCACCGCCACCCCCGACCACCCGGTCACCTGCCTGGAGCTCGACGTGCGCGGCGCCGAGCCGGCGGCGCTGCGCCGCGAGCTGGCCGCCGTCGCCGCGAGCGCCGGGGTGGACGTCGCGGTCTCCCCGGCGGGGCTGGTGCGGCACGGGCGGCGGCTGGTGGTGCTCGACGTCGACTCCACGCTCATCCAGGACGAGGTCATCGAGCTCATCGCGGCGCACGCCGGTCCGGAGGCGCAGCGCGCGGTGGCGGAGGTCACCGAGCGGGCGATGCGTGGCGAGCTCGACTTCGCGGAGTCGCTGCACGAGCGCGTGAAGGCCCTGGCCGGGCTGGACGCCCGGGTCCTGGCCGACGTGCGCGCCGCGGTGCGGCTGACGCCGGGCGCGGAGGTGCTGTGCTCGGTCCTGCAGCGCCTCGGGTTCGTCGTGGCGCTGGTCTCGGGCGGGTTCGCCGAGGTGGTGGAGCCGCTGGCGGCGAGCCTGGGCATCGCGCGGGTGCGCGCCAACCGCCTGGAGGTGGTCGACGGGAGGCTGACGGGCCGGGTGCTGGGCGACGTGGTCGACCGGGCCGGCAAGGCGACCGCGCTGCGGGAGTTCGCCCGCGCGGAGGGGCTCGACCTGGACCGCACGGTGGCCGTGGGCGACGGCGCCAACGACCTCGACATGATCGCTACCGCGGGCCTGGGGGTGGCGTTCAACGCGAAGCCGCTCGTGCGCGAGCAGGCCGACGCCGCGGTGAACAACCCCTACCTCGACAGCGTGCTGCACCTGCTGGGCATCAGCCGGGAGGAGGCCGACGAGGTGCGGCGTCCCGTGAGCACGGGCGCGGGCACCGGCGAGCGCACCGCCGACCTGCGGGGCGCGGTGGCGCTGCGCCCGCTGCGCCGCGAGGACTTCCCCCTGCTGGGCCGCTGGCTCGACGAGCCCCGGGTGGCCCGGTGGTGGCCGGACGAGCACACGCCCGAGGCCCTCGAGCGCGACTACGGCCCCGGCGTCGACGGCAGCGACCCGATCTGGCTGGCGGTGGCGCTGACGGCCGGGGGCCGCGCGTTCGGCTTCGTGCAGACCTACTCCTACGACGACGAGGCCGAGTCCCGCGCAGCGCTGGAGGCCCTGCTGCCCGTGCCGGCCGGGGCGCTGGGGATCGACTACCTCATCGGTGAGCCCGACCTGCAGGGGCGCGGCCTGGGCGCGGCTGTCATCGCGGCGGCCGTCGCCGACGGCCTCGTGCGCCACCCCGGCGCCCCCGAGGTGCTGGTGTCCGTGCCGCTGGGCAACCGCGCCTCCTGGCGGGCGCTGGAGAAGGCGGGCTTCGAGCGGGCGGCGACCGGCGAGATGACCCCGGACAACCCCCTCGACCCGCGCGACCACGTGGTCTACCGGCTGCGCCGCTCGCCAGACGGCGGGCAGGCTGGTGGGATGTCCCGGTGA
- a CDS encoding LLM class F420-dependent oxidoreductase, which yields MSETRRPVRVAVQIQQQHSDYAGIRRAVAAAEEAGADALYTWDHFYPLYGEPEGLHFECWSLLAAWAEATEKVELGALVTCNSYRNPELLADMARTVDHISAKGGEGRLVLGIGSGWFQKDYDEYGYEFGTAGGRLDALGEALPRIQSRFGKLNPAPTRHIPILIGGGGEKKTLRMVGQYADIWHSFGDAETFTRKSAILDDWARQAGRAPQEIERSIGVDKAPEEVGEDLLARGATYFTIGVGGPEYDLGLAKDWFAWRDEQNASR from the coding sequence GTGTCCGAGACCCGTCGCCCTGTTCGTGTCGCTGTCCAGATCCAGCAGCAGCACTCCGACTACGCCGGCATCCGGCGGGCTGTCGCCGCAGCCGAGGAGGCCGGCGCGGACGCGCTCTACACGTGGGACCACTTCTACCCGCTCTACGGAGAGCCGGAAGGCCTGCACTTCGAGTGCTGGAGCCTCCTGGCGGCGTGGGCCGAGGCCACGGAGAAGGTCGAGCTCGGCGCCCTCGTGACGTGCAACAGCTACCGCAACCCCGAGCTGCTGGCCGACATGGCGCGCACGGTCGACCACATCTCCGCCAAGGGCGGAGAGGGTCGGCTCGTGCTCGGCATCGGTTCAGGCTGGTTCCAGAAGGACTACGACGAGTACGGGTACGAGTTCGGAACGGCTGGTGGCCGACTCGATGCGCTCGGCGAAGCGCTCCCGCGCATCCAGTCGCGCTTCGGCAAGCTCAACCCCGCGCCCACGCGCCACATCCCCATCCTCATCGGAGGAGGTGGGGAGAAGAAGACGCTCCGGATGGTCGGGCAGTACGCCGACATCTGGCACTCCTTCGGCGACGCGGAGACCTTCACCCGCAAGTCCGCCATCCTCGACGACTGGGCCCGCCAGGCCGGACGCGCACCGCAGGAGATCGAGCGCTCCATCGGCGTCGACAAGGCCCCGGAGGAGGTCGGTGAGGACCTGCTCGCCCGGGGCGCCACCTACTTCACCATCGGCGTCGGAGGTCCGGAGTACGACCTGGGACTCGCGAAGGACTGGTTCGCCTGGCGTGACGAGCAGAACGCCTCGCGCTGA
- a CDS encoding recombinase zinc ribbon domain-containing protein — protein MTLHPVESTHLRRWVEMVLGGATWRAVLSDSRRRGVTGTRGAPMNSASVRQVVLNPRNCGLRMLDGRLLTDAAGLLVRGEWQTVCDDEEYFALVALKGEHPRLRAGSGTPGPQHPYLLNGIVRCGRCGCRLVVVPRAWRALDGSTTVLDSYACPAPDGGGCSGVARNARKVDAFVLAEVQRLTAEGAVAAAWHRRALHRHEATRDLEVLEEERALLLKDLARGLVEPAGAAIQLDGLDDLCTGLLDRLEAAVAHAGRCADASALCFAGTAWEDLDIDHRRRRLRDTVHDVVIHPCTTTGITFDESAVDVRLTPPG, from the coding sequence GTGACGCTCCACCCCGTCGAGTCGACGCACCTCCGGCGATGGGTGGAGATGGTTCTCGGCGGTGCGACATGGCGGGCCGTGCTCTCCGACAGCAGGAGGAGGGGCGTCACCGGCACGCGGGGAGCTCCCATGAACTCGGCCTCGGTCCGCCAGGTCGTCCTCAACCCGCGCAACTGCGGTCTGCGCATGCTCGACGGCCGACTCCTCACGGACGCGGCTGGGCTGCTCGTCAGAGGCGAGTGGCAGACCGTGTGCGACGACGAGGAGTACTTCGCGCTGGTGGCGCTCAAGGGCGAGCACCCGCGCCTGCGTGCAGGCAGCGGAACCCCAGGCCCCCAGCACCCCTACCTGCTCAACGGGATCGTCCGCTGCGGTCGCTGCGGCTGCCGGCTCGTCGTGGTCCCCCGCGCGTGGAGGGCTCTCGACGGCAGCACGACCGTGCTCGACAGCTACGCTTGCCCTGCTCCCGATGGCGGCGGTTGTTCAGGCGTCGCGCGCAACGCGAGGAAGGTCGACGCCTTCGTGCTGGCGGAAGTCCAGCGTCTGACCGCAGAGGGGGCGGTCGCCGCAGCCTGGCACCGTCGAGCACTCCATCGACACGAGGCCACCAGAGACCTCGAGGTCCTCGAGGAGGAGCGTGCTCTCCTCCTCAAGGACCTCGCCCGTGGTCTGGTGGAGCCAGCAGGTGCAGCCATCCAGCTGGATGGTCTGGACGACCTGTGCACGGGCCTCCTGGACAGGCTCGAGGCCGCTGTCGCACACGCTGGGCGCTGCGCCGACGCGTCCGCGCTCTGCTTCGCGGGTACCGCGTGGGAAGACCTGGACATCGACCACCGACGGCGGAGGCTCCGCGACACCGTCCACGACGTCGTCATCCACCCCTGCACCACGACGGGCATCACGTTCGACGAGTCAGCAGTGGACGTCAGGCTCACACCGCCCGGGTGA